GTTGCTTGTCCTCTGTACTCCTCAAATGTTATTCCACAGAACGTAAATCCTGATCTCATATCGTTCCTTAATGCTGCTCCTTCTTGCCATCTCTCATATGCTTCTTTTACTTTGGCATGAGAAGTTAGTGCATCGAAAAACTCTGGACTTACCAGCGCATGAATCCCGGTCATGTACTCACCACTTAAGTTGTCCTCAACATGGCGCAATACTTCCAGACATTTTCGTTTTACATCTGTTGTTGCAGTTCCTAGGGCAAAATTTACTACTTTTGGCGTAATTTCAAATTCGTTGTACAGATTTAATAATTCACTGCCATCTGCGTCCAGAATAATCCCTTTCAGCGCTCCCATTCGCAAATGCTCTAACGTTATTGCATGCTTGTTTCTCATTAGCTGTAAATGGTCAGTTATTACATCTGCCAGCGCTTTAAGTTCACTTTCTGACCCAAATGCCCTTATTCCCTGTACTTCCTCTGGTAACACTACATCATCATGTGGAATATGTGGAATCGTAAATGTTCTTACCTTTCTTTTTCCTCGTTTTCCCACTGTTGCTGGTGCTCCTGGAGATTGTGTTGGTAATAAACTGAGAACTCCTTGGTGTTCTTCTATCGTAATATGACGAAATCTTACTGACCTACTTGGAAATAAATTCAAATTTTCTGTTCGACCATAATTTATCGGCAATATGTTTATCGCATTTGTCAGTGCCGTCATACTAAATGCTGGATTTGTAAATGGATTTTGCATTTTTTTCTCCCTTTTTTCCTATTAATGATGTTTTTAGTAACTCGTTAGACCCCCTTGCGGATAATGATCCCCCGTCCTTCAAGTTGCTTTACTGCTGCAGCTTTCTGCTCTTCAGTGATATTTGCTGGCCACACCACTGCATGATCTGCTAACATTGCTATACGTGTAATGATTACTGCTTTGGTGGTTTCCGTTGCGTTTACATCACTTGTTATCACTCCTATAGCTGTCTGCGTACCATCCGTGGCTGCTAAGTTTATAATTTTAATTAGATCATCTTTATCACGACCAA
The nucleotide sequence above comes from Wolbachia endosymbiont of Oedothorax gibbosus. Encoded proteins:
- a CDS encoding head decoration protein produces the protein MTSITEGNNLGDLLKYEVSNLYSRDQITVAKGQNLKLGMVVGRDKDDLIKIINLAATDGTQTAIGVITSDVNATETTKAVIITRIAMLADHAVVWPANITEEQKAAAVKQLEGRGIIIRKGV
- a CDS encoding major capsid protein, which encodes MQNPFTNPAFSMTALTNAINILPINYGRTENLNLFPSRSVRFRHITIEEHQGVLSLLPTQSPGAPATVGKRGKRKVRTFTIPHIPHDDVVLPEEVQGIRAFGSESELKALADVITDHLQLMRNKHAITLEHLRMGALKGIILDADGSELLNLYNEFEITPKVVNFALGTATTDVKRKCLEVLRHVEDNLSGEYMTGIHALVSPEFFDALTSHAKVKEAYERWQEGAALRNDMRSGFTFCGITFEEYRGQATDPEGTVRRFIERDTGHCFPLGTASTFTTYFAPADFNETVNTLGQPLYAKQEPRRFDRGTDLHTQSNPLPMCHRPGVLVKISSS